One segment of Triticum aestivum cultivar Chinese Spring chromosome 2A, IWGSC CS RefSeq v2.1, whole genome shotgun sequence DNA contains the following:
- the LOC123189871 gene encoding uncharacterized protein: protein MAGSARSAAAKHAYRMFTPSRSAAARGSPGSAADEFDESDVWGSFGGADSGPAELARARTIPSSARASGRKKPLDHAHAGPGAVPGSLPMSIPDWQKILGVEYRGHHAGEWELYGDDDDDYGKLGAGCRSGAVVPPHELAWRSRAASLSVHEGVGRTLKGRDLSRVRDAVWKRTGFED from the coding sequence ATGGCCGGGAGCGCGAGGTCGGCGGCCGCGAAGCACGCGTACCGGATGTTCACGCCGTCCCGgagcgcggcggcgcggggcagcccCGGCAGCGCGGCGGACGAGTTCGACGAGTCGGACGTCTGGGGCTCGTTCGGCGGGGCGGACTCCGGCCCCGCGGAGCTCGCGCGCGCCCGCACGATCCCGTCGTCCGCCCGCGCCAGCGGCCGGAAGAAGCCGCTGGACCATGCCCATGCCGGCCCCGGCGCCGTGCCCGGGTCGCTGCCGATGAGCATCCCAGACTGGCAGAAGATCCTGGGGGTCGAGTACAGGGGCCACCACGCCGGCGAGTGGGAGCTctacggcgacgacgacgacgactacggCAAGCTGGGCGCCGGCTGCCGGAGCGGCGCGGTGGTGCCGCCGCACGAGCTGGCGTGGCGCAGCCGCGCCGCGTCCCTGTCGGTGCACGAGGGGGTCGGCAGGACGCTCAAGGGGCGCGACCTCAGCCGCGTCCGCGACGCCGTCTGGAAGAGGACCGGCTTCGAGGACTGA